The window CTGGCAGCCTAAAGGTCTAAGTATAGGCTGGACTGCCACCATTGGGGCTATTGTTGCCCTTTTAACCGGTGTGGTATCTCTTCGGGATGTCTGGGTTGTTGTCCAAATAGTCTGGGATGCGACAGTTGCATTTGTTGGAATTATTTTTATATCCCTTATCCTTGATAAAATTGGATTTTTTGAATGGTCAGCACTTCATATAATGAAAAGGGCTGATGGAAACGGTCGTAAACTCTTTGTTTATATAATTTTGCTTGGAGCATTAATCGCTGCATTCTTCGCCAATGATGGTGCAGCTTTAATGCTCACTCCAATAGTTTATGCAAAGATCAAACATTTAGGACTAAAGGATAGATTTATACTTCCATTTATAATGGCAAGTGGTTTTGTTGCTGATACAACCAGCCTCCCCCTTGTTATTTCTAATCTTGTAAACATTGTTACAGCAGATTTTTTCAGTATAGGATTTATTGAGTATGCTTTTAAAATGATTGTTCCAAATATTTTCTCGCTACTGGCTACTTTAACTGTTTTATATCTGTTTTTCAAAAAGGATATTGTTAAGGAATATGACCCATCTCTTCTAAAAAATCCAGATGAGGTTATAAAAGACTGGTTTATTTTTAAAATTGCCTGGTGGCTTGGCGGATTTTTGCTTATTGGTTTCATAGTATCGGAGATTTACCACATACCAGTTTCAATAATAATAACAATCGGTGCAATTGTTCTTGGTATAGCTACTTACAGAGAAAAAATAGTTAACATGAAAACCCTTGTTTTCAAAGAAACTCCGTGGAAAATTGTCGTTTTTTCAATAGGTATGTATGTGGTTGTTTATGGGCTAAAAAATGTAGGCTTAACCTCAGAACTTGCTAAGTTTATCAAAGATTTTCAATCTTACGGAGATTTATCTGGAATTATAGGAACAGGAGTTATAGCTGCTGTTTTATCAGCAATTATGAATAATATGCCTTCTGTGATGGTTGTAGACCTTGCTATAGCATATACAGGTTTTAAAGAAAGTATTCAGCATTTACTTGCTTATGCAAATATTATTGGCTGTGATTTAGGGCCTAAAATCACTCCAATTGGTTCTCTTGCTACACTTCTATGGCTTCACGTTTTGGAGCAAAAAGGGATAAAAATAGGTTGGGGATACTACTTTAAGGTGGGAATAATTTTAACTCCACCAGTTTTACTGTTTACGCTGTTTGGACTTTATATCTGGCATTTAGCCATTGGAGGATAAAGCTATGAGGAAAAAAGTTGTTATCATCGGTGCAGGTTTTGGAGGATTAAGAACTATTTACAATCTAGAAAAATACAAAGACAGATTTGATTTTACCGTGATTAATAAAACTGATTATTCCCTTGAACGACCAGCATTACCTGAAGTTGCTATTGAAGGAAAACCTGTTAGCAAAACCCAGATAAAAATAAAAGATTTTCTGGAAAAAAAAGGTATTAACTTTAAACTTGGAGAAGTTCAAAAAATAAATCCTGAAAAAAATGAAGTTGAACTTGATGGAGAAACTATACTTTATGACTATTTAGTTATAGCCACAGGAGCCATAAAAGATTATGACGCGATAAAAGGCTATGGAGAATACGGCTATTCTGTTTGTGATGATAAAGAGGCTGTAAGGCTTTATGAAAGGTTAAAAAATTTTGATGGTGGTAACGTAGTTGTTGGAGCTGCAAGAAGTTATTTTGGACATACTGTAAATGCTCCTGACCTAAAAGCACCATGTGAAGGTCCTGTTGGAGAAATAATGTTTATGATAGACCATAAACTTAGAAAAGAAGGTAAAAGAGAAAGAAGCAATATAAATGTATTTACTCCCGGGAAAGTTTTCTTTGAGGATGTTGGAGATAATGCAAGAAATACTGTGGCAAAAATAATGGAAGAAAGAGGAATAAAACTACACATAAATAAAGAACTGGTAGAAATCACAGATAAAGAAGTGGTTTTTAAAGATAGGAGTAGTTTACCTGCAGATTTAGCCATTATCATTCCACCGTATAAAGCCCCAGAATTTATAGCAAATAGTGGTCTGGGAGATGATAAAGGCTGGGTTCCAACAGACAAAACAATGAAACATATAAAGTATGACAATATATATGCTGTTGGTGATGTAAACGCTTTAGCACAGCCAAAATTAGGGCACATAGCCATTATACAGGCTGATGTTGCATCTTCGGCAATAGAAAAACAGGAAGGTTTAACAGACGAAATAAAACCGTTCAAACCGGAAGTG of the Persephonella sp. genome contains:
- a CDS encoding arsenic transporter; protein product: MNEFHTILAVVIFLLTLIFVIWQPKGLSIGWTATIGAIVALLTGVVSLRDVWVVVQIVWDATVAFVGIIFISLILDKIGFFEWSALHIMKRADGNGRKLFVYIILLGALIAAFFANDGAALMLTPIVYAKIKHLGLKDRFILPFIMASGFVADTTSLPLVISNLVNIVTADFFSIGFIEYAFKMIVPNIFSLLATLTVLYLFFKKDIVKEYDPSLLKNPDEVIKDWFIFKIAWWLGGFLLIGFIVSEIYHIPVSIIITIGAIVLGIATYREKIVNMKTLVFKETPWKIVVFSIGMYVVVYGLKNVGLTSELAKFIKDFQSYGDLSGIIGTGVIAAVLSAIMNNMPSVMVVDLAIAYTGFKESIQHLLAYANIIGCDLGPKITPIGSLATLLWLHVLEQKGIKIGWGYYFKVGIILTPPVLLFTLFGLYIWHLAIGG
- a CDS encoding FAD-dependent oxidoreductase, with product MRKKVVIIGAGFGGLRTIYNLEKYKDRFDFTVINKTDYSLERPALPEVAIEGKPVSKTQIKIKDFLEKKGINFKLGEVQKINPEKNEVELDGETILYDYLVIATGAIKDYDAIKGYGEYGYSVCDDKEAVRLYERLKNFDGGNVVVGAARSYFGHTVNAPDLKAPCEGPVGEIMFMIDHKLRKEGKRERSNINVFTPGKVFFEDVGDNARNTVAKIMEERGIKLHINKELVEITDKEVVFKDRSSLPADLAIIIPPYKAPEFIANSGLGDDKGWVPTDKTMKHIKYDNIYAVGDVNALAQPKLGHIAIIQADVASSAIEKQEGLTDEIKPFKPEVFCIMNMGGFEATLILSNALYDNEYDIAWHSPIAKLMKISFDEEYYYAHGKLPPDFILEVSKYLIEKMFGGK